ATGTTGCCTGAAAGACTCTCGTTGATTTTTACTTGAGGTTTCAACAGCGAGAGACTCCCCACCTGTAAGCAAAAGTTACAGTTTGAGTGAGTTTTTTATTTAGAGAACCTGCTCTCTACAGAAACCATAGCCTCCACAGTGTTGTTTCTAATGGAGCGATCCTCCAGTACTTCAGacgtgtctgtgttttaaatgatgaaataatcctatagttttttgtttttttcaggatGCAGTTGTCTCCACTGACATCTTGAGACACTCCATCAACTTGACAACCAGTCTTGGGCATTTTGTTTGCAGGTACGTGTTGTCCGTCAAATGCAGGTTTTAAATACTGAGAGCCAAAGGTGTCGCCAGCATTTGCTCAAACAGTTAAGAGTTAAAGAGCCTCTAACATCTTCACAGAGGGATGAAATGATAAGATGATTGACACAGTTCATACGAAGCAAAAGCTCAATGTAGTTCACCGCTTTTCAATGTACATTGGGTTCAGACAAAGGAAGACAATTGTCAGCTTGAGCtttgggaaactgtgatggacatttgCCACATTTTTATCACAACATACACAATCAATctgaaaatacatgtaaaattaATTGCGCTGCAGTAGAGGTCTTTAGAATTGAGATAAAcaatagaaaacatttttggacTTGAATGTCCTTATGGGCCCCTTAGTCTTGATTTTAAAGCAATATTGAAAATTTGTGGACTAAttattgaatgtttttctgtttcactttaATGTTGTCCTCCTACACTATAGTTTTAACTTATTGTTTGTAGCAATAGGGGACACGTGGACATACGGCACAGCTATAAGACTGAACAATTAATGTTTGAGCTCTATGTGAAGTCATGAGCCTGGTCTGTGTAGTATTATGATCGGAACTAATGAATGAGGACAGATGATAATACAGGAAGTGTCAAGTGATGAGAGGTGCAGAAAAAATCGGTTGCATGCCCTGTTTGGTTTGGGAGGGGGGTGCTCCGTGTTGACATTTAACTGTGCTGACGAAACTCAGTGTTTTGACGTAGGCGGCACATTGGCAAATGAGAAACTGATGCGCACGCGGCAGCCGGTTTTAGCTTTAAAAACCCAGTGAGCACCGGCGATAGTAGTAGGCTCACAGACCTGCAGGGTAACCCAACCTCAGCACCTGTCTTCTAGAGTCAGAAAAAAAAGGGCTCCGACATGAACGGCCACTGCAACGGGAAAGTCAACGACGCCGTGGAGGAGTTCCAACACAACAACGGCTTCAGCGACCTCATCATAGACACCAAGACGTCCGCCGCTCACCGCATGCACGAGACGTCCCGCAAAGAGGCCGAGGACGAGTCCCGCTTACCTGCGCTCGAGGCCGCCTACACCAGCATCCTGCGGGAGCTCGGGGAGGACACGGACCGACAGGGGCTGCTGCGCACGCCGTTGCGCGCCGCCAAGGCCATGCAGTTCCTCACCAAGGGCTACCACGAAACCATCGACGGTGAGTCAACGGGCTCTTATcagaggtgctgattcaacttGTAAATGCTGTAGTTTGAGGCGGTGATGTTGACTGTAAGATGTGTGCTCTCGCTCCTCCACACAGGTAAAACGCTACTGTACACGAACACCTTTATAGAAATAAATGGGTATTATTCTTGTCAGGGCTATTGTCTATGATTGGATTTTTAAATCTGTTAGATTATAACAACTATAAAAGATGTCATGAGTTTACTAGTCTATTATGAATGAATAAGGAATCAGCAACCATTTTTCTTACTGACAAATGCTGATGATTTTCTTAGTCACCTgtgactgtaaactgaatatcttagggcttttggactgttggttggacaaaataagacatttgaaCATGTCATCTTGGacttttcactattttctaacaGTAATTATTAGCTGCGGCCCAGGAATTCATAGAAATGCTATAGTCAGCAAATATACTGGAATGTGTTACAGTTCAATCTCATGAGATATAAGAATATTCATCTGTCACAGGGAAACTTCTTGTTGATTTAACAAACTTTATATTCCCAAACTAACCAATCCTGCCTTCATTTTAGAGCACATttcttcatatatatataattctcTAAAAGTATATATCTGTATGTTTGTGCCCCCAGATATCTTAAATAATGCCATATTTGATGAAGACCACGATGAGATGGTGATTGTTAAGGGTATagacatgttttcactgtgtgagcATCATCCTGGTGCCCTTTTTTGGCAaggtgagtttgtgtgtgtgtgtgtgtgtgtgaatttaagACAATACATGAGGATTGTTTGTGGTGTAAGAACAAATATGAAATTGaccttaaaaacaaataactgacCCAAACCACTGTACATGTGCGAGCCTGTGCATGTGGATGTCACTGCCCGCTGTTACAGCTTGTGAgtcgatgtgtgtgtgtgtgtgtgtgtgtgtgtttctaagcATTGTAAGCTCAGCATTAACAGTGACCTCTGCTCATTCTgactgtcttttctctccaggttcaCATCGGCTATATCCCCAACAAAAAAGTGGTGGGACTGAGCAAGCTGGCAAGgtaacacagcacacacagcacacacacacacacacacatatactcttctgctgtcactgtggCTGTATGTTTCTGGTGTTAGTGCCGGGTGGCTGCGTTCTTCTGTTATCTCAGTGCATTGACCTGGAGGCTTAGAGTCTAAGCCCACTGGCCATAATCTAGTCCCCTCATCAAGCACACTCACAGGCACAAGTCTAAACCCTCTCTGCTCTCGAGCCATGAGAAAATCCCTTCGGACCTGTGGGAATCACCAGTTATTATCacagcctgtctgtctccttctcgCCCTTCCCTAAAATATCGCACCATCTCTGAATATACAATCCCAGAAACAACAGTAACAGAGTCACTGGGTTTTTTTAGACAAACTTGCTGTATTTGAATCTTGCTGGACAGATTCAGAGAATTCAAAAGGGTGAATCATTCACAGATGAAGGGTCTGCACAGTTCAGGGACTGATGCCAGTCTGTGTTTATCAAAAGATTAATCATTATTACGGCTGATCTGTAATCAGTTCTCTCCCCTTTGCTTGTGCCTCTGTCTTCGCAGGATTGTGGAGATCTTCAGTCGGAGGCTTCAGGGTAAGCAATCAGATGAAGTGTGCAATTGAAAGCCTTTACACATAATAACAGCACCTGTCTTCTGTTTTATCAATTACCAttagcatatatatatatttacatatgtctgccctttttgtgtgttttagtaCAAGAGCGTCTGACCAAGCAGATTGCTATGGGAATATCTGAGGCTCTGCAGCCAAAAGGTGTAGCTGTGGTTATTGAAGCAGCGTAAGTACACACAAAAGGTCATGTTTCATTAAAGTGAGACAGTGTAacttttaaaagacaaattaaCACAACTGTGGATTGTTACGTGTTAGCCAACTTTAGCTAGGTATTGCCTTATAATGGACATTACTAAGCCAGTTTAGGAATGTCTGTCCACTTTTGCTactgttaaatatgtttttagtaTTTTAGCTTGATCCCATAGTCGCCAAAATTGTCTGGCTTTAAAAAACTACTGTactgatttagcattgcacttcTATAGCTCTGTCAGACCCATGATCAACAGGATCTAAATTAATGTAGAAGAATCAAAGAATACAGAATTCCATGCATTCTGTATTTAAACCTGGtacctacattacccacaatgcaactctgATGATGACAGTTTGCCAGAGCAACTGCCAGGACCTGTTAACACTTTGATGTGCAGACCCAGGAGTATTCCCCTTTGAAACACATGTTCATTAGTTCAGAGAGTCTCCTCAAAGAATGTTCAGGCTATGCACAGCGCGCGTCAAATGCTGCAGCTGCTAATCTGATCcatgtgtgcgcatgtgtgtgtttttcaggcaCATGTGTATGGTAATGCGTGGCGTCCAGAAGATGAACAGCCGCACAGTGACGAGCACCATGCTGGGAGTTTACCTAGAGGACCCCAAAACCCGGGAGGAGTTCCTGACTCTTTCACAGCACTACTAACAACAGTCACACACCGTTCACTCCCAAGCCACAGAGTAGCACACAGAAAGCTCTGGAGTAACAGAGGGTCTGTGTCTGACTTTACTTTACGAAAATGACAAACAGATAGCAGGAAAAAGTAAAGTTTCTGTTTGATGCAGGATCCAAGCCAACTCTGGGGTTTACCTCAATACACTGAAGCCTGAAAGATTTCAGTCCTGCCACTGAAATCTATCATGTAAAATCACTGTGAACAAACTAGTAAATACCAGTATAGGACTCTCGGTGCCTTTGGTAGATATTTTACAGTCCTACATGGCAATATTGTTTTTTATAAAGCGTGAAACCCGAGTGCAATGTCATAATACTTTTATTGTTGCTTTTAGAAAGAGATACTCCTCTCTTGAATCTTTCCTTCCTTTATTATTGTAGAATCcactgattttaatattttaacaattttaataatttcacaCACTATGTATGAATTCTGAATACATTGATAACGTCTTTGAATAAAAGGACATTTTTAAGATATACatctaattattattaatatcaaTATCTGTTGTCCAAAGAATAAACCAAGATCtactcatttgtgtttttatcagtgacTATTGTAGTAGATAGTTTGAAGATTCTTTGCTTGaataaaatgagagaaacaTTATGAGAGTTGTCAACCTTCCTTTGTCTATGTCAATAAGCTACTGTTATAGTTATGTTTGTTAATGGTGTAATGGTTAAtacattacacacaaaaaatttGTCTCGTTTTATACTGTGTACTAATTAAAGGTTTTGAGCATGTAGTGTGTTCATGATGGTACGGTAATGATTCCTGAATGCGCCACAACTGTggctgtgctttgagctaacAAGCAGACATCTGTGTGctgacatgctgatgttaagcagatttaaagcaacacaatgtaaattttgctgagcaacagtgtcctctgcagccatgagtggtaaTTTATTGTGTTGAGCTCGTCGGCGGTTaaatggttttcatgtacagaaaacaaagcctatgaATCACACGATGCTAACTgcgtagtcccactcactgaactgaaacacagcctaACAGTATATATTCCCCCATGACTCCCAgtttctggagcaggaagtgttgtcactataacaaacacaccaaactctgttgTTGATTGAattgttgatatttttaaagtttccttGCTGGGTATTGGAGGTGAACCCTGgcttttaatgacttttaagaCCTACAATTGGGCATTTGTCTTACTGGGCCTGTTTCTGGCAATTTAAGCCAgtgactgtcactcagttagcAGATCATACCCGCTCACTACAGTTACATAGTGCAACAAGAAGTGTGTGGGGCACGGACATTGTCCCAATTACAAGTCAGTTTACCCTCAAAATGATttagaaactgttttttttaaggtaAACCAGTTGAATAATGTTgctaaaactgcaaaaaaacacaagccGTTAATTGTGAAGACACACCTCCAGAAATTACAGTTTGtgcaaaatgtttaaatatgtatatCAGCTGCCATGAGCAAAAGGGCAGTGATATAACAAGCAAACTAGAGGATCCAGACTTACATAACCAGTTATAGTTTTAGTCACTTGTAACcagtagatttttttaatatttcagacCACAGCAGGTTACTCTGCTGAACTGGCTTAAACTTCAAACTCATTCACGTTTACTACATTAAGACGTTACTTACTGTACATTACCAGTATTAGCTGAGGCCTGATGCTGTTCTGTGCTGTTGAACAACAGCATAAATCaataataaggcataaaaacaagTGTGCGCACATGTGGTTAATGCCCTGAGGGTGAGCAAGGCCTTTAAATATCAAAGGAGGAGCTTGTCATCAAACAGCCTGTGAACTATAACCTCCATCTCTGACAGCAAAGGGGGCGGTCAGGGCATACCTGACAGTGAAGCATGCAGTTTCCAAATATGATTATGTCAGACTAAACCGATTATTACAGGCATATGGGACAAATATGGGTATGTTGTGCGTAAGAGGCTAAAATTATATCCTTTATGGCCTCAGGCAGAGGAACAAAATAACCCTGTCAAATGATGTCCTCATACTGAATGCTTTAAttcactcaaaaacaaaacactttacatattacatacagAAATCAATTATTTCAAAAAGAGGACTGAATCCAAATCaaagtatttaatttaaaatatacaaaagaATCAAGAAGCCTAGAAACAGGTGATAACTGGTGGTGTATTTGGAGATAACAGTGATACCCTGTTTATGGCCACAGCTTTAGTTCCAGTAGCATTATATAATATTCTATAGTGAGAGGACAAAGCCATCTCCAAATATTTCTCTTTCACTGAGGTGGAAAGAACAGTGAAGCGTTGTAGCCATCTATCACAGGCCATTGTggaaaatacttaaaatgtgaaaaagatgTGACAAACATGACACCTCAGTCTTAACCTCACATCTGTTATTCACGTGTAGAACTGTTCTCTGATAAGCACGCTGTCACACAGATGTCTGTTTGTAGTTCTTGGTGTCCAaaactttcttcccacacattgCACAGATTCCTGGAGAGgcaaaaaagaaggaaagagaaagaaagcagtAAAAAACAGTATCAGTAGATAGTAGCCGTATATGCAGTATGTGGGTGCAGGTGAAACAAGCTGGGaggtatttttgttg
Above is a window of Lates calcarifer isolate ASB-BC8 linkage group LG23, TLL_Latcal_v3, whole genome shotgun sequence DNA encoding:
- the gch2 gene encoding LOW QUALITY PROTEIN: GTP cyclohydrolase 2 (The sequence of the model RefSeq protein was modified relative to this genomic sequence to represent the inferred CDS: deleted 1 base in 1 codon); protein product: MNGHCNGKVNDAVEEFQHNNGFSDLIIDTKTSAAHRMHETSRKEAEDESRLPALEAAYTSILRELGEDTDRQGLLRTPLRAAKAMQFLTKGYHETIDDILNNAIFDEDHDEMVIVKGIDMFSLCEHHLVPFFGKVHIGYIPNKKVVGLSKLARIVEIFSRRLQVQERLTKQIAMGISEALQPKGVAVVIEAAHMCMVMRGVQKMNSRTVTSTMLGVYLEDPKTREEFLTLSQHY